In one window of Microcoleus sp. FACHB-68 DNA:
- a CDS encoding AEC family transporter, which translates to MISSLGIQLLNLYFKLAGGVALGLVLGWKLPEVAPAYLGKFLFWIGVPVGIVAFLRGADLSGSIWIAPAAAWAAIILGAGLAWAWIEIESKRNPSGLMASKPAQGTFLLAAMVGNTGYLGYPVILALVGDKYFAWALFYDMLGTLFGAYGLGVVLAARFGIGTQNSWQLALVMLQNPALWAFGFGLIVRNVALPMLAEEILQAFAWGSLALALVHIGMRLSRLSSWGSLQPAAISLGIKMLIVPLVLGAGLPFLGITGPPHLAIVLQMAMPPAFATLVLAEAYNLDRDLAVTAVAAGSVGFLLILPVWLWIFGL; encoded by the coding sequence ATGATTTCCAGCCTAGGAATTCAGCTACTAAACCTGTATTTTAAGTTAGCCGGTGGAGTTGCGCTGGGATTGGTTTTAGGCTGGAAACTGCCAGAAGTCGCGCCAGCTTATTTGGGCAAATTTTTATTCTGGATTGGCGTGCCGGTGGGCATTGTGGCATTTCTGCGCGGGGCCGATTTATCTGGCTCAATTTGGATAGCGCCGGCAGCCGCATGGGCCGCAATTATTCTAGGGGCAGGATTAGCGTGGGCTTGGATCGAGATAGAAAGCAAGCGCAACCCTTCAGGCTTAATGGCTTCAAAACCGGCACAGGGCACTTTTTTGCTAGCGGCAATGGTGGGAAACACCGGATATTTAGGCTATCCAGTCATCCTGGCATTAGTGGGAGATAAATACTTCGCCTGGGCGCTTTTCTACGATATGTTAGGCACCCTATTCGGTGCTTACGGATTGGGAGTAGTCCTGGCCGCTCGCTTTGGCATCGGCACTCAAAATTCCTGGCAATTAGCCCTTGTCATGCTGCAAAATCCGGCCCTGTGGGCGTTTGGTTTTGGCTTAATTGTCCGAAACGTGGCGCTGCCGATGCTAGCGGAAGAAATATTGCAAGCATTTGCCTGGGGTTCATTGGCTTTAGCCCTCGTGCACATTGGAATGCGACTAAGCCGGCTGTCTTCTTGGGGAAGCTTGCAACCGGCAGCGATTAGCCTGGGAATTAAAATGCTCATCGTGCCTTTAGTGCTGGGTGCCGGTTTACCCTTTCTGGGCATTACCGGCCCTCCGCATCTAGCGATTGTGCTGCAAATGGCCATGCCGCCGGCGTTTGCCACCCTCGTACTTGCAGAAGCTTACAATCTCGACCGCGATTTAGCGGTTACCGCCGTGGCAGCCGGATCGGTTGGCTTTTTGCTGATCTTGCCGGTGTGGTTGTGGATTTTTGGCCTTTAG